From a single Miscanthus floridulus cultivar M001 chromosome 8, ASM1932011v1, whole genome shotgun sequence genomic region:
- the LOC136474334 gene encoding two-component response regulator-like PRR1, with amino-acid sequence MVGGGEGDCVGGGGVGVGGGQQFVDRSKVRILLCDGDATSSREVLRLLCNCSYHVTCAKSPRQVINILNYEGGEIDIILAEVDLPVSKCFKMLKYIARNKDLRHIPIIMMSNRDEVSVVVKCLRLGAAEYLVKPLRTNELLNLWTHVWRRRRMLGLPEKNFFHDNFELVLSEPSDANTNSTTLLSDETDDRPKENMNQETGTSNQLEYESNPSVAEPDQRDKMEGVPGSVLDASQASSPGRMFSRPIKTNLRIAESSAFLAYVKTSTPTTSSFDSKLQRGGSWLDSLDNQGNCSSATDRSDTGTDVNIRNKETFEMPVQYPMVCFSSSNIHMERSNEGHNDTSGTPPVYHFPFYYPGMVEHNMAVSSVQNFQANINNAQAHTPPTMLPQYNVYPQCHGLPMISSFQLNPAGMNMHSSSSHLPTQNVWSSASSTPMPEETCNRSERRAAALAKFRQKRKERCFDKKVRYVNRKKLAETRPRVRGQFVRQASNTDITSTGDDISEDEDDDPLSREVDMVSSPE; translated from the exons ATGGTGGGCGGCGGCGAGGGGGATTGCGTGGGCGGCGGCGGTGTGGGGGTTGGGGGAGGCCAGCAGTTCGTGGACCGGAGCAAGGTGAGGATTCTCCTCTGCGACGGCGACGCCACCAGCTCCCGGGAGGTGCTGAGGCTCCTCTGCAACTGCTCGTACCATG TAACCTGCGCCAAGTCTCCGCGGCAGGTGATCAATATTCTCAACTACGAGGGAGGCGAGATCGACATCATCCTGGCTGAGGTTGATCTGCCGGTCTCCAAGTGCTTCAAGATGCTCAAGTACATTGCCAGGAACAAGGACCTGCGCCACATCCCCATCATCA TGATGTCCAACAGAGATGAGGTGTCTGTTGTTGTCAAGTGCTTGCGGCTTGGTGCGGCCGAGTACCTGGTGAAGCCGCTGCGCACGAATGAGCTGCTGAACCTTTGGACCCATGTGTGGCGGCGGAGACGGATG CTTGGTTTGCCCGAGAAAAACTTCTTCCATGACAACTTCGAGTTGGTGCTCTCAGAACCTAGTGATGCCAATACCAACAGCACCACCCTCCTCTCAGACGAGACAGACGATAGGCCTAAAGAAAACATGAATCAAGAAACAGGCACCTCAAATCAACTTGAATACGAG TCTAATCCTTCTGTTGCTGAGCCCGACCAGAGAGACAAGATGGAGGGTGTACCAGGCTCTGTCCTAGATGCCAGCCAAGCAT CCTCTCCGGGAAGAATGTTTTCACGCCCTATAAAAACCAACCTGAGGATTGCTGAGTCGTCTGCATTTCTAGCATATGTTAAGACAAGCACCCCAACCACCAGCTCGTTTGATAGCAAATTACAAAGAGGTGGCAGTTGGTTAGATTCTTTGGATAACCAGGGTAATTGCTCTAGTGCAACCGATAGAAGCGACACCGGTACTGATGTAAATATTCGGAATAAAGAAACTTTTGAGATGCCTGTGCAGTACCCTATGGTATGTTTTTCTTCCTCTAACATACATATGGAGCGAAGCAATGAAGGCCATAATGATACTTCAGGAACTCCACCTGTATACCATTTCCCATTTTATTATCCAGGGATGGTAGAGCACAACATGGCAGTTTCATCAGTGCAAAATTTTCAAGCAAACATAAACAATGCTCAAGCACACACACCACCAACGATGCTTCCTCAGTACAATGTTTATCCTCAATGCCATGGTTTACCTATGATATCATCATTTCAGTTGAATCCTGCTGGCATGAATATGCACTCAAGTTCAAGTCATTTACCAACGCAAAATGTGTGGTCATCGGCATCAAGCACACCAATGCCTGAGGAAACATGCAATCGCTCTGAAAGGAGGGCTGCAGCACTTGCCAAATTCAGGCAAAAAAGGAAAGAGCGCTGCTTTGACAAGAAGGTGAGGTATGTGAACCGGAAGAAACTTGCTGAAACAAGGCCTAGGGTGCGAGGTCAATTTGTTAGACAGGCAAGCAATACAGATATCACCAGCACTGGAGATGATATCTCTGAAGACGAAGATGACGATCCATTGTCCAGGGAGGTAGATATGGTTTCCTCTCCAGAGTAG